In Thermotoga sp. Ku-13t, one genomic interval encodes:
- a CDS encoding ABC transporter ATP-binding protein, which yields MSEVVLELKNVTKRFGGLTAVDRFIGYVKNRELLGLIGPNGAGKTTLFNLITGMYEPDEGEILFLGHRLNGLKPHQVTQLGIARTFQNIRLFSDMSVLENVMVAQHCKLRSTLSMFSFVFKIPSALKFERQVKTRSEKLLEKVGLLHFANEKASALPYGLQRKLEIARALATEPKLLLLDEPAAGMNPQETSELMVFIKTVRDEFNLSIIVIEHDMKVIMGICERIYVMDYGKLIAEGTPKEIQSNPLVIRAYLGEEVLV from the coding sequence ATGAGCGAAGTCGTACTCGAACTCAAGAACGTCACGAAGCGTTTTGGCGGCTTGACGGCCGTCGACAGGTTCATCGGATACGTTAAAAATCGCGAACTGCTGGGTCTCATAGGACCGAACGGGGCAGGGAAAACCACACTGTTCAATCTGATCACCGGGATGTACGAACCGGATGAAGGTGAGATCCTCTTTTTAGGTCACAGGCTGAACGGTTTAAAGCCCCACCAGGTGACGCAACTCGGTATAGCTAGGACCTTTCAGAATATAAGGTTGTTCTCCGATATGAGTGTTCTCGAGAACGTCATGGTGGCGCAGCATTGCAAGCTCCGTAGCACACTTTCGATGTTCAGTTTCGTCTTCAAAATCCCATCTGCACTCAAGTTTGAGAGACAGGTCAAGACACGGTCTGAAAAGCTTTTGGAAAAAGTGGGTTTATTGCACTTCGCCAACGAGAAAGCGAGCGCCCTTCCTTACGGTTTGCAGCGTAAACTGGAAATAGCGAGGGCACTTGCCACGGAACCAAAACTCCTTTTGCTCGACGAACCTGCGGCGGGTATGAACCCGCAGGAAACGTCCGAGTTGATGGTGTTCATAAAGACGGTAAGGGACGAATTCAACCTCAGCATAATCGTGATAGAGCACGACATGAAGGTCATCATGGGGATATGTGAGAGGATCTACGTCATGGATTACGGCAAACTCATCGCGGAAGGAACACCTAAGGAGATACAATCAAACCCACTGGTGATCAGGGCGTACCTGGGCGAGGAGGTGCTCGTATGA